One Chordicoccus furentiruminis DNA window includes the following coding sequences:
- a CDS encoding prephenate dehydratase, with translation MEETNRGRGLVIACQGIRGAYSQIAAERLFPEGSFLYFRNFDAVARAVREDLCDFGLLPIENNTYGSVKQVYQILGRQDISIVRGYRLRIRHQLLAKPGTRLKDLTAVCSHEQALGQCAAFLHSLGEHVKQVPCLNTAVAARMVAGSEEPGIAAISSPECADLYGLEVLKRRIADSDHNYTRFLCIAKEPRVSGDADRISLILSLPHRPGALAGVLDRFAREHINLWKIESAPIPGRDFEFRFYIDIEGSVRDPKVQGILDSLKADCPEFRFLGNYREEIDGGEAAD, from the coding sequence ATGGAAGAAACGAACCGGGGAAGAGGACTTGTGATCGCCTGTCAGGGTATCCGGGGCGCCTATTCGCAGATCGCGGCCGAACGGCTGTTTCCGGAGGGGAGCTTCTTGTACTTTCGGAATTTCGACGCCGTCGCGAGGGCGGTGAGAGAGGATCTCTGCGACTTCGGGCTTCTCCCCATCGAGAACAATACCTACGGATCCGTGAAGCAGGTCTATCAGATACTGGGAAGGCAGGACATCTCCATCGTCCGCGGCTACCGTCTGAGAATCCGGCATCAGCTGCTGGCGAAGCCGGGCACCCGGCTGAAGGATCTGACCGCGGTCTGCTCCCATGAGCAGGCGCTGGGTCAGTGCGCGGCGTTTCTTCACTCGCTCGGCGAGCACGTGAAACAGGTGCCCTGTCTCAACACCGCGGTGGCGGCCCGGATGGTGGCCGGATCCGAAGAACCGGGCATCGCGGCCATCTCCTCTCCGGAGTGCGCGGACCTCTACGGTCTTGAGGTGCTGAAGCGCCGGATCGCGGACAGCGATCACAACTACACCCGTTTCCTCTGCATCGCGAAGGAACCCCGGGTGAGCGGGGACGCGGACCGGATCTCGCTGATCCTTTCCCTTCCGCACCGGCCGGGCGCACTCGCCGGCGTGCTGGACCGTTTCGCCCGGGAACACATCAACCTCTGGAAGATCGAGAGCGCGCCGATCCCAGGACGGGATTTTGAGTTCCGCTTCTATATTGATATCGAAGGCTCCGTGAGGGATCCGAAGGTGCAGGGGATTCTTGACTCGCTGAAGGCGGACTGTCCCGAGTTCCGTTTCCTCGGCAATTACCGCGAGGAAATCGACGGCGGAGAGGCGGCGGACTGA
- the aroF gene encoding 3-deoxy-7-phosphoheptulonate synthase, whose product MIVILKEHPDRAQLDHLLSWLKERHIEVHPTVGQHQTILGLIGDTSSIDMDLISALDIVEDVKRVQEPYKNANRKFHPSDTVIRVGDAVIGGGTLTLIAGPCSVESEEQIVGIAKAVKAAGATVLRGGAFKPRTSPYSFQGLEAEGIRLLLKAREATGLPICTEIMDASQLPLFEDIDILQVGARNMQNFSLLKALGRTRKPVLLKRGMAASYQDLLMSAEYILAGGNPNVILCERGIRTFETYTRNTLDLACIPSLKTLSHLPVIIDPSHATGRSALVPSMAQAAVAAGADGLIIEVHNDPAHARCDGPQSITPDAFERLARRLGKIRAALAD is encoded by the coding sequence ATGATCGTCATTCTGAAGGAACATCCGGACAGGGCCCAGCTCGATCATCTGCTGTCGTGGCTGAAGGAACGCCATATCGAGGTCCATCCCACCGTGGGGCAGCACCAGACGATTCTCGGCCTCATCGGCGACACGTCTTCCATCGACATGGACCTGATCTCGGCGCTCGATATCGTCGAGGATGTGAAGCGGGTTCAGGAGCCATATAAAAATGCAAACCGCAAGTTTCATCCCTCCGATACGGTGATCCGGGTCGGAGATGCCGTGATCGGGGGCGGCACGCTCACGCTGATCGCCGGACCCTGCTCCGTGGAGTCCGAGGAGCAGATCGTCGGCATCGCAAAGGCGGTGAAGGCGGCCGGGGCGACGGTCCTCCGGGGCGGCGCCTTCAAGCCCCGCACCTCGCCCTACTCCTTTCAGGGACTGGAGGCGGAAGGCATCCGGCTGCTGCTGAAGGCGAGAGAGGCCACCGGCCTCCCGATCTGCACGGAGATCATGGACGCGAGCCAGCTTCCGCTGTTCGAGGACATTGATATCCTTCAGGTCGGCGCACGGAACATGCAGAATTTCTCTCTGCTGAAGGCGCTCGGGAGAACGAGAAAGCCGGTTCTCCTAAAGAGAGGGATGGCCGCCAGCTATCAGGATCTGCTGATGAGCGCGGAGTACATTCTCGCCGGGGGCAATCCCAACGTGATCCTCTGCGAGCGGGGGATCCGGACGTTCGAGACTTATACGAGAAACACCCTCGACCTTGCCTGCATCCCGTCGCTCAAGACGCTGTCCCATCTCCCGGTGATCATCGATCCGAGCCATGCCACCGGACGGTCCGCGCTGGTTCCCTCGATGGCGCAGGCGGCTGTGGCGGCCGGCGCCGACGGGCTCATCATTGAGGTGCACAATGATCCGGCTCACGCAAGATGCGACGGGCCGCAGTCGATCACGCCGGACGCGTTTGAGCGGCTGGCGCGGCGGCTCGGAAAAATCCGGGCGGCGCTCGCGGACTGA
- a CDS encoding phosphoribosyltransferase family protein, with protein MDERVRTEMVDTENGKKLRVTLGDGVFDLPFKKIGGRTVGFLDISGQVSLIEHAADELVRLMEEAGASFDTILNPVSKSNALAHAVAVRWSRIHPELTHTVVARKSTDPANTVRAGYRSVTTDADQTLSLTPEDAAYLSGKKILLMDDVFGGGGTTKALRELARKAGAEVSAHAVVAVEQGSAHPDGLFYLFELPVL; from the coding sequence ATGGATGAACGAGTCAGAACAGAGATGGTGGATACGGAGAACGGAAAGAAGCTGCGGGTCACACTGGGAGACGGGGTATTTGACCTCCCGTTCAAAAAGATCGGAGGCCGGACGGTCGGTTTCCTCGACATCAGCGGTCAGGTCAGTCTGATTGAGCATGCAGCCGACGAACTGGTCCGTCTGATGGAGGAAGCCGGCGCGTCCTTTGATACAATCCTGAACCCGGTCTCGAAGAGCAACGCGCTCGCGCACGCGGTCGCGGTTCGCTGGAGCCGGATACATCCGGAGCTGACGCATACGGTCGTAGCACGGAAGAGCACGGATCCGGCGAACACTGTCCGGGCCGGATACCGCTCGGTGACGACCGACGCGGACCAGACTCTGAGCCTGACGCCGGAGGACGCGGCGTATCTTTCCGGAAAGAAGATCCTCCTCATGGACGATGTTTTCGGCGGGGGCGGCACTACGAAAGCGCTGAGAGAGCTGGCGCGTAAGGCCGGCGCGGAGGTGTCGGCCCATGCGGTCGTCGCGGTCGAGCAGGGCAGCGCCCATCCGGACGGTCTCTTCTATCTTTTCGAGCTGCCGGTGCTCTGA
- a CDS encoding amidohydrolase family protein, which yields MTERSGKGRVFHGRFVSAPEPDTLQVMEPAYVSVDAAGRIRSIRPEKPDTEGGAETVELGDALVIPAFTDLHLHSAQLPMAGLGCDRTGEEWFRLYCHPTEQAYAEPENAERVNAALTDQLLRYGSLHAVMMTASDLPSALNLVSHLRRRGLEAFVGKMNSDFSEDGQAPETTEASVQGTETLIRALEGEDRIRCILSPEYIPACSEALLDALGRLAKRYGLPVQSHMNENPFDTAAVRKRFPEERTYARVWDRFGLFGQTPTVMAHCTYAEEESLALMARRGVFLAYCPDAIVHIPNDRYLNVRECMRKGIPVGLGSDVGGGHTLDMRQVIVNAQLVSKVSGRTDPLTLTEAFYLGTRGGGRFFGDTGCFAEGMYFDALVIDDRELRQFRPYTLPERLARFLYAGSAEMIRGRILRGVRTG from the coding sequence ATGACGGAACGGAGCGGGAAAGGGCGTGTTTTTCACGGCCGGTTCGTCAGCGCGCCGGAGCCGGATACCTTACAGGTCATGGAACCGGCGTATGTGAGCGTGGATGCAGCCGGCCGTATCCGGTCGATCCGGCCGGAGAAGCCGGATACGGAGGGAGGTGCGGAGACGGTCGAGCTCGGGGACGCGCTGGTGATCCCGGCCTTTACGGATCTCCACCTGCATTCCGCCCAGCTTCCGATGGCCGGACTCGGCTGCGACAGGACCGGAGAGGAGTGGTTCCGGCTGTACTGCCATCCGACGGAGCAGGCCTACGCGGAGCCGGAGAACGCGGAGAGAGTCAACGCGGCGCTCACGGATCAGCTTCTCCGGTACGGCTCGCTCCACGCGGTGATGATGACGGCTTCGGACCTCCCGTCGGCACTGAATCTCGTCAGTCATCTCCGGCGCAGAGGACTCGAAGCCTTCGTCGGTAAGATGAACAGCGACTTCAGCGAAGACGGTCAGGCCCCGGAGACAACGGAGGCGTCCGTACAGGGGACGGAGACGCTGATCCGCGCGCTCGAAGGGGAGGATCGGATCCGCTGCATTCTGAGCCCGGAATATATCCCGGCCTGCTCGGAGGCTCTGCTCGATGCGCTCGGCCGCCTCGCGAAGCGGTACGGCCTCCCGGTGCAGTCCCACATGAACGAGAACCCATTTGATACGGCGGCGGTGAGAAAACGCTTTCCGGAGGAGAGAACCTACGCGCGGGTCTGGGACCGGTTCGGACTGTTCGGTCAGACGCCGACCGTGATGGCCCACTGTACGTACGCGGAGGAAGAGTCTCTTGCGCTGATGGCCCGGCGGGGCGTGTTCCTCGCGTACTGTCCGGACGCCATCGTGCATATCCCGAACGACCGCTATCTGAATGTCAGGGAATGCATGAGAAAAGGGATTCCCGTGGGACTCGGCAGCGACGTGGGCGGCGGCCACACGCTGGACATGCGGCAGGTGATCGTGAATGCCCAGCTGGTTTCCAAGGTGAGCGGCCGCACGGATCCGCTGACGCTGACGGAGGCATTCTATCTCGGGACGCGGGGCGGCGGCCGTTTCTTCGGGGATACAGGCTGCTTCGCGGAGGGAATGTACTTCGACGCACTGGTGATCGATGACCGGGAGCTGAGGCAGTTCCGGCCTTATACGCTTCCGGAACGACTCGCCCGTTTTCTCTATGCCGGATCGGCAGAGATGATCCGCGGACGGATTCTCCGGGGCGTGCGGACCGGGTGA
- a CDS encoding ABC transporter permease, whose product MNLLRIICSESFLFSVFRVSTSLVFAGMAAVVSDLAGVTNIGIEGCMLTAAFAGVCFSALFQNAWMGLLFAVLCSVAMAMLMAYFILHLGTHFVMSGLAVNMLAKGITIFALFLLTGQKGASTAIPSVMLPKLDIPLIREIPFVGAVISGQNVLTYLAFLGVILLRFILYRMPLGTKIRSAGEAPDAAESVGIRLVRTRYIALLISGIFAGFGGAYLSMGQMDGFTANMTAGRGFIALAAESMGQMTPWGTTLAALFFGATNALGNSLQMLGMPVQFVSAIPYAATLLGITVYSLHRTSRARQRTEKAKRASGEAS is encoded by the coding sequence ATGAATCTGCTGCGAATTATCTGCTCCGAATCATTTCTCTTCTCTGTATTCCGGGTCAGTACCTCTCTGGTTTTTGCCGGAATGGCGGCGGTCGTATCCGATCTCGCCGGCGTGACGAATATCGGAATCGAGGGCTGCATGCTGACCGCGGCCTTTGCGGGCGTCTGTTTCTCGGCGCTTTTCCAGAACGCCTGGATGGGGCTTCTGTTCGCCGTTCTATGCTCGGTCGCGATGGCGATGCTGATGGCGTATTTCATTCTCCATCTCGGGACCCATTTCGTGATGAGCGGCCTGGCGGTCAACATGCTCGCCAAGGGAATCACGATCTTCGCCCTCTTCCTGCTGACCGGTCAGAAGGGGGCGTCCACCGCGATCCCGAGCGTGATGCTGCCGAAGCTGGACATCCCGCTGATCCGCGAGATTCCCTTCGTCGGCGCCGTCATCTCGGGCCAGAACGTGCTCACCTATCTCGCGTTCCTCGGCGTGATTCTGCTCCGGTTCATTCTCTACAGGATGCCGCTCGGGACGAAGATCCGCTCTGCCGGCGAGGCACCGGACGCGGCGGAGAGTGTAGGCATCCGTCTCGTGAGAACCCGGTATATTGCGCTGCTCATCAGCGGTATCTTCGCGGGCTTCGGGGGCGCGTACCTCTCGATGGGCCAGATGGACGGATTTACGGCCAACATGACGGCCGGGCGCGGCTTCATCGCGCTGGCGGCGGAATCGATGGGCCAGATGACGCCCTGGGGCACCACGCTGGCGGCGCTGTTCTTCGGCGCGACCAACGCGCTCGGCAATTCGCTTCAGATGCTCGGCATGCCGGTTCAGTTTGTCTCCGCGATTCCGTACGCGGCGACGCTGCTCGGTATCACGGTCTATTCGCTTCACAGGACGTCCCGCGCAAGACAGCGGACGGAGAAGGCAAAGCGGGCCTCGGGGGAGGCTTCATGA
- a CDS encoding ABC transporter permease, which produces MKTEKRSSYEQNRRDENLFQFTRTMLAILISVGITFIIIACVSKEPLEAIFTFVTGPFSTLRRFGNVLEAAIPILFTGLAACVMFQAKQFSLIADGAFYIGGFLAALVTIYCPFQGVGATVLAILAATALGALCGVLPGFLRAKWGANEFVVSMMFNYIVIAVGQYLFMNRFRDPGSGNVATAVIPEADKLAGLIPRTKVHSGLILALIVTVLVYQFMYRSRTGFAIRMTGINPRFTGEMGFSTFGVLMLVQIIGAALGGFGGAVEVLGMYDRFQWQDTLGYGFDGMTVAILAANNPALVPLGALFLAYMRVGTEVMARTTSVPNEMIYIVQGIMMLLVTATGFLVHWRHRLLLKRSAGRQESDEGQA; this is translated from the coding sequence ATGAAGACAGAAAAGAGAAGCAGCTACGAGCAGAACCGGCGGGATGAAAACCTCTTTCAGTTCACGCGGACGATGCTCGCGATTCTGATCTCCGTCGGGATCACCTTTATCATCATCGCGTGTGTGAGCAAAGAACCGCTGGAGGCGATCTTTACCTTCGTGACGGGTCCGTTCTCCACACTGCGCCGGTTCGGCAACGTGCTGGAGGCCGCGATCCCGATCCTGTTCACGGGACTCGCCGCCTGCGTGATGTTTCAGGCGAAGCAGTTCAGCCTGATCGCGGACGGAGCCTTCTATATAGGCGGTTTTCTGGCCGCTCTGGTCACGATCTATTGTCCGTTCCAGGGGGTCGGGGCGACCGTGCTCGCGATTCTGGCGGCGACGGCGCTGGGCGCGCTCTGCGGCGTGCTCCCGGGCTTCCTCAGGGCGAAATGGGGCGCGAATGAATTCGTCGTCTCGATGATGTTCAACTATATCGTGATCGCCGTCGGACAGTATCTGTTCATGAACCGGTTCCGGGATCCGGGCTCGGGCAATGTGGCGACGGCGGTGATCCCCGAGGCGGACAAGCTCGCGGGGCTGATCCCCCGGACGAAGGTTCATTCGGGTCTGATCCTCGCGCTGATCGTGACAGTTCTGGTCTATCAGTTCATGTACCGCTCCCGTACAGGCTTCGCGATCCGGATGACCGGCATCAATCCGCGGTTCACCGGTGAGATGGGATTCAGTACCTTCGGCGTGCTGATGCTGGTCCAGATCATCGGGGCGGCACTGGGCGGCTTCGGCGGCGCGGTGGAGGTACTCGGGATGTACGACCGCTTCCAGTGGCAGGACACGCTGGGATACGGCTTCGACGGCATGACTGTTGCGATCCTTGCCGCCAATAACCCGGCGCTCGTGCCGCTCGGTGCGCTGTTCCTCGCGTATATGCGCGTGGGCACCGAGGTGATGGCCCGGACGACCAGTGTACCCAACGAGATGATCTACATCGTCCAGGGTATCATGATGCTGCTTGTGACGGCGACCGGTTTCCTCGTTCACTGGAGACACCGCCTCCTGCTGAAGCGTTCCGCGGGACGGCAGGAATCAGACGAAGGACAAGCGTGA
- a CDS encoding ABC transporter ATP-binding protein, which yields MSSETPILEMKDITKVYANGIVANRQVHFSVRKGEIHGLIGENGAGKSTLMNILFGGQQADEGSILLDGKAIEIHSPMQAIGYGIGMVHQHYALVPSMTVAENVFLGDEPRTRHGLIDRETEVKRTKELSDLYHFQLNPSDVVRDLSVGTKQKIEILKALIRGARILILDEPTAVLTPQETEELFRELELFKKNGHTIIFISHKLNEVKEICDRITIMKHGHSVGCYETAGMNEGDISKLMIGRDAVNQTRKEPAKPGEEMLSVRNLSAFEDGVARLKSVSLSIRRGEILGIAGVEGNGQQELVECIAGLRRTENGEILLENREIRGLSLRKIRELGISYISEDRIGQGTAGEASIESNIIADKLLNGRMMKGPFIDRKKSERFTEEQIRAYAIRADSMKQPVRMLSGGNMQKVVIARELSDEPKLLIANQPTRGVDVGAMQFIHASIIALRDRGAGVILVSSDLNEVLEVSDRIAVMYDGQLAAFFGDVRSVSEEELGFYMLGVKHQEPDEIRKRMAEA from the coding sequence ATGAGCAGCGAAACACCGATACTTGAGATGAAGGACATCACGAAGGTCTATGCCAATGGCATCGTGGCCAACCGGCAGGTGCATTTCTCCGTGAGAAAGGGAGAGATTCACGGTCTGATCGGGGAGAACGGCGCGGGCAAGTCCACTCTGATGAATATTCTGTTCGGCGGACAGCAGGCCGACGAAGGCAGCATTCTCCTTGACGGGAAGGCGATCGAGATTCATTCCCCGATGCAGGCCATCGGGTACGGAATCGGCATGGTCCATCAGCACTACGCGCTGGTTCCCTCGATGACGGTGGCGGAGAATGTCTTTCTCGGAGACGAGCCGCGGACAAGGCACGGACTGATCGACCGGGAGACCGAGGTGAAGCGGACGAAGGAACTCTCGGATCTCTATCACTTCCAGCTGAATCCTTCGGATGTGGTGAGGGATCTCTCGGTGGGTACCAAGCAGAAGATCGAGATCCTGAAGGCTCTGATCCGGGGCGCCCGGATCCTGATCCTCGACGAGCCTACCGCCGTCCTGACGCCGCAGGAAACCGAGGAGCTTTTCCGTGAGCTGGAGCTCTTCAAGAAGAACGGACACACGATCATCTTCATCTCACACAAGCTGAACGAGGTGAAGGAAATCTGCGACCGGATCACGATCATGAAGCACGGCCATTCCGTCGGCTGCTACGAAACCGCCGGTATGAACGAGGGCGACATCTCGAAGTTGATGATCGGACGGGACGCGGTGAACCAGACCCGGAAGGAACCGGCGAAGCCGGGAGAAGAGATGCTGTCGGTCCGGAACCTCAGCGCGTTCGAGGACGGCGTCGCGAGGCTGAAGAGTGTCAGTCTTTCGATCCGCAGGGGCGAGATTCTCGGCATCGCGGGGGTCGAGGGCAACGGACAGCAGGAGCTGGTGGAGTGCATCGCGGGACTCCGGCGGACCGAGAACGGCGAGATTCTGCTGGAGAACCGGGAGATTCGCGGACTGAGTCTCCGGAAGATCCGGGAACTCGGCATTTCCTACATCTCCGAGGACCGGATCGGCCAGGGGACGGCGGGAGAAGCCAGCATCGAGAGCAACATCATCGCGGACAAGCTGCTGAACGGCCGGATGATGAAGGGTCCGTTCATCGACAGGAAGAAGAGCGAGCGGTTCACGGAGGAGCAGATCCGGGCCTACGCAATCCGCGCCGATTCGATGAAGCAGCCGGTCCGGATGCTTTCCGGCGGCAACATGCAGAAGGTGGTCATCGCCCGGGAACTCTCGGACGAGCCGAAGCTTCTGATCGCCAACCAGCCGACCCGCGGCGTCGATGTGGGCGCGATGCAGTTCATTCATGCCAGCATCATCGCGCTCAGAGACAGGGGAGCGGGCGTCATCCTTGTCTCCTCGGATCTCAACGAGGTGCTGGAGGTGAGCGACCGGATCGCGGTGATGTATGATGGGCAGCTGGCGGCGTTCTTTGGCGACGTCCGGTCCGTCAGTGAGGAGGAGCTCGGGTTCTACATGCTCGGCGTGAAGCATCAGGAGCCGGATGAGATCAGAAAGAGGATGGCGGAAGCATGA
- a CDS encoding BMP family lipoprotein: protein MKKKGLAITALTMSALMTFSTGAAVYAASDVSSAAESGAASASSAVEAAADEKPLKVALLLTGNLGDMSFLDSANEGMKEVEKKHNVTCQVIEMGSDSSKYEGNFLDASDEGYDIIIGSGWQSQEPIQNVAPDYPDTKYILFDASVDYDKGDYSNVYSINYKQNEGSFLAGVMAGEMTETNTIGFLGGMQGSVIDDFMLGYIQGAQYANKDIKVLTGYVNSYSDSATCKEMSLADYNQGNADVVFTAAGASGVGTLDAAKETGKWAIGVDSDQAMLYKDSDPEKANHIPASVMKRVDNSLVRAFDLNAEGKLPWGKSETLGLADGAVGLSENEFYEKLVPENVRADIEDASKKIVSGEITVDTAFGKTNDEIAKIVSKVQ from the coding sequence ATGAAGAAAAAGGGACTTGCAATCACTGCACTGACGATGTCGGCGCTTATGACGTTCAGTACCGGAGCGGCGGTGTACGCGGCGAGCGATGTATCGTCTGCCGCGGAGAGCGGCGCCGCGTCGGCTTCTTCGGCGGTTGAGGCCGCCGCGGACGAGAAGCCGCTGAAGGTCGCGCTTCTCCTCACCGGGAATCTGGGCGACATGTCCTTCCTCGATTCCGCGAACGAGGGCATGAAGGAGGTCGAGAAGAAGCACAACGTGACCTGCCAGGTGATCGAGATGGGCTCGGACTCCAGCAAGTATGAAGGCAATTTCCTTGACGCCTCGGATGAAGGCTACGACATCATCATCGGATCCGGATGGCAGTCGCAGGAGCCGATTCAGAATGTGGCGCCGGACTATCCGGATACAAAGTACATTCTCTTCGACGCTTCCGTCGACTATGACAAGGGCGACTATTCCAACGTCTACAGCATCAACTACAAGCAGAACGAGGGATCCTTCCTTGCCGGCGTGATGGCGGGCGAGATGACCGAGACCAATACCATCGGCTTCCTCGGCGGCATGCAGGGCTCGGTCATTGACGACTTCATGCTGGGCTATATTCAGGGCGCGCAGTACGCCAACAAGGACATCAAGGTGCTGACAGGCTATGTCAACAGCTATTCGGACAGCGCGACCTGCAAGGAAATGTCGCTGGCCGATTATAATCAGGGAAATGCAGACGTCGTCTTCACGGCGGCCGGCGCTTCCGGTGTGGGTACGCTGGACGCGGCGAAAGAGACCGGCAAGTGGGCGATCGGCGTGGATTCCGATCAGGCGATGCTTTACAAGGACTCCGATCCGGAGAAGGCAAATCACATCCCGGCGTCCGTGATGAAGCGGGTGGACAATTCTCTCGTCAGAGCCTTCGATCTGAACGCGGAAGGCAAGCTGCCGTGGGGCAAGTCCGAGACGCTGGGTCTTGCGGACGGCGCTGTCGGCCTGAGCGAGAACGAGTTCTATGAGAAGCTGGTTCCGGAAAATGTCCGGGCGGACATCGAGGACGCCTCGAAGAAGATCGTCTCCGGCGAGATCACGGTTGACACCGCTTTCGGAAAGACGAACGATGAGATCGCAAAGATCGTATCCAAGGTTCAGTAA
- the deoD gene encoding purine-nucleoside phosphorylase, with the protein MSTPHNSAEVGDIARIVLMPGDPNRAEKLAKEWLDSPHLYTKVRGILGFTGTYKGFPVSVQASGMGIPSIAIYSWELYHVYGVDAVIRIGTCGGMVPKVRMGDLVLAEGSSTDSNFGAGFHASGQISAIADWDLLETAVQTAREQKVRFHVGNVASGDTFYEETDTLEGWAKMGCLAGEMESYGLYLNAARASKRALAILTVTDEMYADTHASIEDRENAYVHMGRVALETAVKMYRSGLIGGAKP; encoded by the coding sequence ATGTCAACACCTCATAACAGCGCAGAAGTCGGCGACATCGCCAGAATCGTTCTGATGCCGGGTGACCCGAACCGGGCGGAGAAGCTCGCGAAGGAGTGGCTCGACAGTCCGCATCTCTACACAAAGGTCCGCGGCATTCTCGGCTTCACGGGCACCTACAAGGGATTTCCCGTCTCCGTTCAGGCAAGCGGCATGGGGATCCCTTCCATCGCCATCTACTCATGGGAGCTCTATCATGTCTACGGCGTCGACGCGGTGATCCGGATCGGCACCTGCGGCGGCATGGTTCCGAAGGTGAGGATGGGGGATCTCGTACTCGCCGAGGGTTCCTCCACGGACAGCAATTTCGGCGCGGGCTTCCACGCCTCCGGCCAGATTTCCGCCATCGCGGACTGGGATCTGCTGGAGACGGCCGTGCAGACCGCGCGGGAGCAGAAGGTCCGCTTCCATGTGGGCAATGTCGCGAGCGGCGATACCTTCTACGAGGAGACCGATACGCTTGAGGGATGGGCCAAGATGGGCTGTCTCGCGGGAGAGATGGAGTCCTACGGCCTCTATCTGAACGCCGCGCGGGCCTCGAAGCGTGCGCTGGCGATTCTCACCGTCACCGATGAGATGTACGCGGATACCCACGCCTCCATCGAGGACCGGGAGAACGCCTATGTGCACATGGGCCGCGTCGCGCTGGAGACAGCCGTGAAAATGTACCGGTCCGGCCTGATCGGAGGCGCGAAGCCGTGA
- a CDS encoding carbohydrate kinase family protein, with amino-acid sequence MKRILVFGSTCVDIIIRLPHLPSTGEDIEPSYQHFSIGGCACNVAHIGHSLGVPLTFVTPVGTGMFGDYVWHHLTALGLSGPVRVPDRDNGCCYCYVEDSGERTFLAVHGAEYTFDPAWFDQMDTSSFDYAYISGFEVEEPTGPALIDFMSSLRAETVYAPNARSASIDRRIHEAVYRLHPILHINESEAYILSGLSRSACTPEEAASALYQRTGNTVIVTRGAKGTLWAGPDGSLHRMYGRPAKVADTIGAGDSHAGSVLAGLSMEWPLEDCMKLATLLSSATVSIEGGQLPADTIRRLFTEMGRKTQAEG; translated from the coding sequence GTGAAACGGATCCTTGTGTTCGGCTCCACCTGCGTGGACATCATCATCCGCCTGCCGCACCTTCCTTCCACCGGCGAAGACATCGAGCCGTCGTATCAGCATTTTTCCATCGGCGGCTGCGCCTGCAACGTGGCCCACATCGGCCACTCGCTCGGCGTGCCGCTGACCTTCGTCACGCCGGTCGGCACCGGCATGTTCGGAGATTATGTCTGGCATCATCTCACGGCTCTCGGCCTCAGCGGACCCGTCCGCGTCCCGGACCGGGACAACGGCTGCTGCTACTGTTACGTGGAAGATTCCGGCGAACGCACCTTTCTCGCGGTTCACGGCGCGGAGTACACCTTCGATCCGGCATGGTTCGATCAGATGGATACCTCCTCGTTCGACTACGCGTACATCAGCGGTTTCGAGGTGGAGGAGCCGACCGGTCCCGCCCTGATCGACTTCATGTCGTCTCTCCGCGCCGAAACGGTGTACGCGCCGAACGCCCGCTCGGCCAGCATCGACAGGCGCATTCACGAAGCCGTCTACCGGCTTCACCCGATTCTGCATATCAATGAGTCGGAGGCTTACATTCTGTCCGGCCTCAGCCGGAGCGCCTGCACGCCGGAGGAAGCGGCCTCCGCGCTTTACCAGCGGACAGGCAACACTGTCATCGTCACCCGCGGCGCGAAGGGAACGCTCTGGGCCGGACCGGACGGCTCGCTGCACCGGATGTACGGACGCCCCGCGAAGGTGGCGGACACGATCGGCGCCGGTGATTCCCACGCCGGATCCGTGCTCGCCGGTCTCTCAATGGAATGGCCGCTCGAGGACTGCATGAAGCTCGCCACGCTTCTCTCCTCCGCGACCGTGAGCATCGAGGGCGGCCAGCTGCCGGCGGATACGATCCGCCGTCTCTTCACGGAGATGGGCCGGAAAACGCAGGCGGAGGGGTGA